In Flavobacterium lacustre, a genomic segment contains:
- a CDS encoding response regulator transcription factor — MSSTKKILIIDDDELMIKILKFILHKEGYQLSVAKDGLSAMRQMTLIVPDMVITDLILPYKSGLEVINFVKNNFEKTAIIVLSALGEEEQSVTEAFKLGADDFVSKPFNPKELLLRVKRFLKSESNEKQSKGPVFLND; from the coding sequence ATGAGTAGTACAAAAAAAATATTAATAATCGACGACGATGAATTAATGATCAAGATTCTAAAATTCATTCTCCATAAAGAAGGCTATCAATTAAGCGTTGCAAAAGATGGTTTAAGTGCAATGAGACAGATGACTTTAATAGTTCCGGATATGGTAATTACAGATCTTATTTTACCATACAAATCCGGGCTTGAGGTAATTAATTTTGTTAAAAATAATTTTGAGAAAACTGCAATAATTGTTTTATCAGCTTTAGGTGAAGAAGAACAATCAGTCACTGAAGCATTCAAACTTGGTGCTGACGATTTTGTTTCAAAACCCTTCAATCCAAAGGAATTATTACTAAGGGTAAAGCGATTTTTAAAATCTGAATCCAATGAAAAACAATCAAAAGGACCAGTATTCCTTAATGATTAA
- a CDS encoding response regulator transcription factor has protein sequence MKKILIIEDDNLIIKILDFILKREGYETFISKDGNDGIDKIGKVQPDLIITDIMMPYKSGLEITAYSKKNYPTIPIIIVSALGKEDLTVIEGFKLGVDDFIAKPFNPIELVLRVKRFV, from the coding sequence ATGAAAAAAATATTAATAATTGAAGACGATAATTTAATAATCAAAATTCTTGATTTTATTTTAAAAAGAGAAGGTTACGAAACTTTCATCTCTAAAGATGGAAACGATGGTATAGATAAAATAGGCAAAGTACAACCAGATTTAATAATCACTGATATTATGATGCCTTATAAATCAGGTTTAGAAATTACTGCTTATTCTAAAAAAAATTACCCAACCATTCCTATCATTATAGTTTCAGCTTTAGGTAAAGAAGATTTAACTGTAATTGAAGGATTCAAATTAGGTGTTGATGATTTTATAGCAAAACCATTTAATCCAATCGAATTAGTACTAAGAGTTAAACGTTTTGTATAA
- a CDS encoding TIGR02757 family protein gives MNSSELKEFLDEKVLLYNNFDFIESDPVQIPHLFSQKEDIEISGFLSATIAWGNRKMIIKNSHRMMDLMGNSPYDFVMSHSETDLERLENFVHRTFNGQDFTSFIKSLQHIYKNHNGLEAVFSANQEAHSMQKSIHEFKKIFFEIPHQYRTQKHISDPLNNSAAKRINMYLRWMIRQDNKGVDLGIWKNISPALLSCPLDVHSGNVARKLGILTRKQNDGKALTELDLKLREFDVEDPVKYDFALFGLGVFEGF, from the coding sequence ATGAATTCATCCGAACTCAAAGAATTTCTTGACGAAAAAGTGTTGTTGTATAACAACTTTGACTTTATCGAAAGTGATCCTGTACAGATTCCGCATTTATTTTCTCAAAAAGAAGATATTGAAATTTCCGGATTTTTGAGCGCAACAATCGCTTGGGGAAATCGCAAAATGATTATCAAAAATTCTCATAGAATGATGGATTTGATGGGAAACTCGCCTTATGATTTTGTAATGTCTCACTCCGAAACCGACTTAGAACGATTAGAAAATTTTGTTCACAGAACGTTTAACGGACAGGATTTTACGAGTTTCATCAAAAGTTTGCAGCATATCTACAAAAATCACAACGGACTGGAAGCTGTTTTTTCGGCGAACCAAGAAGCACATTCGATGCAAAAAAGCATCCATGAATTCAAAAAAATATTTTTTGAAATACCCCATCAATACCGAACACAAAAACACATTTCGGATCCCTTAAACAATTCTGCGGCAAAAAGAATAAATATGTACCTGAGATGGATGATTCGACAAGACAATAAAGGAGTTGACTTAGGGATTTGGAAGAACATTTCTCCCGCACTTCTGTCCTGCCCTTTGGATGTTCATTCCGGAAACGTGGCTCGAAAATTAGGAATCCTTACCCGAAAACAAAATGACGGAAAAGCATTAACCGAATTAGATTTGAAACTTAGAGAGTTCGATGTTGAAGATCCGGTTAAATATGATTTTGCTTTATTTGGTTTAGGTGTGTTTGAGGGATTTTAA
- a CDS encoding DEAD/DEAH box helicase, producing MTTFEQFNLPKSVQKAIDELGFVTPTPIQEKSFSVIMSGRDMMGIAQTGTGKTFAYLLPLLKLYKFTPGHTPKIVILVPTRELVVQVVEEVEKLTKYMSVRTIGIFGGVNINTQKKAVYQGIDILIGTPGRTMDLALDNVIRFEETQKLVIDEFDEMLNLGFRTQLTALLAMMKIKRQNILFSATMTDEVDAILNDYFDYPEEVTLSASGTPLENIKQITYQVPNFNTKINLLKHLLQTNKDMSRVLVFVNNKKISDMVHERIEEDFEGQFGVIHSNKSQNYRLSTMASFQEGNLRGLITTDIMARGLDISNITHVINFEMPEIPELYMHRIGRTGRADATGTAISLITPREEESKVEIEVLMNMELEIEAFPEVVEISSKLIEPEKDRQPIKFLMKKQKLDGDGAFHEKDKKNKKVNLGGPSKTKKKTHGSVNRNMLKTRDKKRKDKNK from the coding sequence ATGACCACTTTTGAGCAATTCAATCTACCAAAATCAGTACAAAAAGCAATCGATGAATTGGGATTTGTAACCCCTACTCCCATTCAAGAAAAATCATTTTCTGTAATAATGTCAGGACGTGATATGATGGGGATTGCACAAACTGGTACTGGTAAAACATTTGCTTACCTTTTACCATTACTTAAATTATATAAATTTACTCCTGGGCATACACCAAAAATTGTCATTCTTGTCCCTACACGTGAACTGGTGGTTCAAGTAGTAGAAGAAGTAGAAAAACTGACAAAATACATGTCCGTTCGTACTATTGGTATTTTTGGTGGTGTAAATATTAATACTCAAAAAAAAGCTGTTTATCAAGGTATCGATATATTAATAGGAACTCCTGGTCGGACTATGGACTTAGCATTAGATAATGTAATTCGATTTGAGGAAACTCAAAAACTCGTCATAGACGAATTTGACGAAATGCTAAATTTAGGTTTCCGAACACAATTGACAGCACTTTTGGCAATGATGAAAATCAAACGTCAAAACATACTCTTTTCAGCAACTATGACTGACGAAGTAGATGCTATTTTGAACGACTATTTTGATTATCCAGAAGAAGTTACGCTTTCTGCATCTGGAACTCCATTAGAGAATATTAAACAAATTACCTACCAAGTTCCTAATTTCAATACAAAAATAAACCTATTAAAGCACTTATTACAAACTAACAAAGACATGAGCCGTGTGTTAGTATTTGTAAACAATAAGAAGATTTCTGATATGGTTCATGAACGTATTGAAGAAGATTTCGAAGGACAATTTGGAGTTATTCACTCAAATAAATCACAAAATTATCGTTTGAGTACAATGGCATCTTTTCAAGAAGGAAACTTACGTGGACTAATCACAACCGATATTATGGCAAGGGGATTGGATATTTCAAACATTACTCATGTCATCAACTTCGAAATGCCTGAAATACCCGAACTATATATGCACAGAATCGGTAGAACAGGTCGTGCAGATGCTACCGGAACAGCGATAAGTCTTATAACTCCTCGCGAGGAAGAATCAAAAGTTGAAATAGAAGTATTAATGAATATGGAATTAGAAATTGAAGCTTTTCCAGAAGTCGTAGAAATTTCATCAAAATTGATAGAACCCGAAAAAGACAGACAGCCAATTAAGTTTTTAATGAAAAAACAAAAATTAGATGGTGATGGAGCTTTTCATGAAAAAGATAAAAAAAATAAAAAAGTAAATCTAGGAGGCCCATCCAAAACAAAGAAAAAAACGCATGGTTCGGTAAATAGAAATATGTTAAAAACGAGAGATAAAAAGAGAAAAGACAAGAACAAATAA
- a CDS encoding glycosyltransferase family 2 protein: MIHNITYQLIHSYEIFIFIFSVTYILIYVILSFLSYYAISKHLRYQKFISEDILTRSNHVLGVSVVAPAFNEGVNIVYNVKSLLSLTYPKYEIIIINDGSTDDTLTKLITEFELVKIDFYYQEKIVTRPVNGHYKSTNPIYSKLMVVDKENGKSKADASNAGINSAQYPLFLCTDVDCILKRDTILKLAKPFMENETKVIATGAGIRISNSCEVEEGFLHKVHFPKDWYPRFQELEYVRSFLFGRMAWSQINGLLLVSGGLGMFDKEIAIKVGGYWHKSLGEDMELITRMRKHMHENKQKFLIKYIPESLCWTEVPETREVLLRQRTRWARGLVQTLYLHRKMFFNPKYGKTAFLILPFFFMFEFLVPIIEFFGIIALTTSFIMGFTNIEYLVTVSIFVYIFYLLITLISILIDDLLYKSYANHKELILLILMAAIEPFVYHPLNVFASLKGYWLFFRQTEQKWGIMIRKGYGTIQKQTS; the protein is encoded by the coding sequence ATGATACATAATATAACCTATCAGCTCATTCATTCTTATGAAATTTTCATATTCATTTTTTCTGTAACCTACATTTTGATTTATGTTATTTTATCGTTTTTGTCTTATTATGCAATCTCAAAACATCTGAGATATCAAAAATTTATTTCGGAAGATATTCTCACCAGATCCAATCATGTATTAGGTGTTTCGGTTGTTGCTCCTGCTTTTAATGAAGGCGTAAATATTGTATATAACGTAAAATCATTATTGTCATTAACCTATCCGAAATATGAAATCATTATCATAAATGACGGTAGTACTGATGACACATTAACAAAATTAATAACTGAATTTGAATTGGTTAAAATCGATTTTTACTATCAGGAAAAAATTGTGACCCGACCCGTAAACGGACATTATAAATCGACCAATCCTATCTATTCAAAATTGATGGTTGTTGATAAAGAGAATGGAAAAAGTAAAGCTGATGCTTCTAATGCCGGTATTAATTCCGCTCAATATCCTTTATTTTTATGTACTGATGTAGATTGTATCCTTAAAAGAGATACCATTCTCAAATTAGCAAAACCTTTCATGGAGAATGAAACCAAAGTAATTGCAACCGGAGCCGGAATCCGAATTTCAAATTCCTGTGAAGTTGAAGAAGGTTTTTTACACAAAGTACATTTCCCGAAAGATTGGTATCCAAGATTCCAAGAATTAGAGTATGTTCGTTCGTTTCTCTTTGGTAGAATGGCTTGGAGCCAAATCAACGGATTACTTTTAGTTTCAGGTGGATTGGGAATGTTTGACAAAGAAATCGCTATTAAAGTAGGTGGTTATTGGCATAAATCATTAGGCGAAGACATGGAACTAATTACCCGAATGCGAAAACACATGCACGAAAACAAACAGAAATTTTTAATAAAATACATTCCTGAATCCTTATGCTGGACAGAAGTTCCAGAAACAAGAGAAGTCTTATTAAGACAAAGAACCCGCTGGGCAAGAGGACTTGTTCAAACACTTTACTTACATCGCAAAATGTTTTTTAACCCAAAATATGGCAAAACTGCTTTCCTGATATTACCATTCTTCTTTATGTTTGAATTTTTGGTACCCATCATAGAATTCTTTGGAATTATTGCTCTGACAACAAGCTTTATTATGGGATTTACAAATATTGAATACTTGGTAACGGTAAGTATATTTGTATATATTTTCTATTTATTAATTACATTGATTTCTATTTTGATAGATGACTTACTGTACAAAAGCTATGCAAATCACAAAGAATTAATCCTCTTAATTTTAATGGCCGCCATAGAACCCTTTGTTTATCATCCGTTAAATGTTTTTGCTTCGCTAAAAGGATACTGGCTCTTTTTTAGACAAACAGAACAAAAATGGGGAATAATGATTCGTAAAGGATATGGCACCATACAAAAACAAACCTCTTGA
- a CDS encoding DUF4838 domain-containing protein yields the protein MAQSTIIIENKKASENVIHITNESEKPAALLLKSYLDKSFLNSFLIELGNKKNEKSAIINLEITNVEDALAKNTFTIKSDATSIYLIAPNEKLLRYAVYTLLENWGFRKFTSKDTYIPQIKQVEFPRNTVQQHQPSFEYRVLLYPDAYDEDFRDWHKLDWHLDDFSVWGHSFDKLLPPGTYFKTNPDFFALYEGKRMAESICMTNDSVIELVANKMQKVIDENPNLSFYSVSQNDNAIYCECDKCGLLNEKYGGPQGSLYSFLNKIAIRFPKTKIVTLAYLHTYKPPIDLPLEKNIYTLFCPIELNRGKAIIDDTDDTFFIKTLQNWDKTASHLYLWDYTVQFSNYLSPFPNIHTFADNYKLFKQNNVKGVFVQGYADVPGDFTELRQYLLAKLLWNTEIDIEATTDDFLRGFYGKAAPYVKKYLNQLTENQLISNAVLDIYSGPVQSRMTFLSPEKMDLYDQLLDEAAVAVDENPKLQYRIKKLRLALEFVYFEQSKFYGKDQHGMFFINDKGLKEVKKGLNERVRNFAENCKEFGIYELSEGGLSPEQYYQEWIEIGSKTIHHLGENLKVNFITPPAEDFKGKGSYGLVDGVIGNKDYNINWIGWYGTNPEIELITNKLEFNRIKINFLDNQRHWIFPPEKIEVYGFKNKKWQVLTHKNLDNLTENYITEITEIELVNEKFSKFDKLKVVLHNQENLPLWQKRKNKKPMVMIDEIQLYNN from the coding sequence ATGGCTCAATCTACTATTATTATAGAAAATAAAAAAGCATCCGAAAATGTAATTCACATAACAAATGAAAGTGAAAAACCAGCTGCGTTACTTTTAAAATCCTATTTAGATAAAAGCTTTTTAAATTCTTTTTTAATTGAACTCGGAAATAAGAAAAATGAAAAATCGGCAATAATTAATCTTGAAATAACAAATGTAGAAGATGCTTTGGCAAAAAACACATTTACTATTAAAAGTGATGCCACGTCTATTTACTTGATTGCTCCTAATGAAAAATTATTGCGATATGCTGTTTATACACTTTTAGAAAATTGGGGATTTAGAAAATTCACTTCAAAAGATACTTACATACCACAGATAAAACAGGTTGAATTTCCAAGAAACACAGTGCAACAGCACCAACCTTCATTTGAATATAGAGTATTATTGTATCCGGATGCATATGATGAGGATTTTAGAGATTGGCATAAACTGGATTGGCATTTAGACGATTTTAGCGTTTGGGGACATTCGTTTGACAAACTGTTGCCTCCAGGAACTTATTTTAAAACCAATCCTGATTTTTTTGCACTGTACGAAGGCAAACGTATGGCGGAATCTATTTGTATGACGAACGATAGCGTCATAGAACTTGTGGCCAATAAAATGCAAAAAGTAATTGACGAAAATCCAAATCTTTCCTTTTACTCTGTAAGTCAAAACGATAATGCCATTTATTGCGAATGTGATAAATGTGGATTATTAAATGAAAAATACGGTGGTCCGCAAGGTTCTCTTTATTCGTTTTTGAATAAAATTGCTATCCGTTTTCCTAAAACGAAAATAGTAACTTTAGCTTATTTACATACGTATAAACCACCCATTGACCTGCCATTAGAAAAAAACATATATACTTTGTTTTGCCCAATTGAATTGAATCGAGGAAAAGCAATCATAGACGATACCGATGATACTTTTTTTATAAAAACACTTCAAAATTGGGATAAAACGGCTTCCCATCTTTATTTATGGGATTATACCGTTCAGTTTTCAAATTACCTGTCGCCTTTTCCTAACATTCATACTTTTGCAGATAATTACAAACTCTTTAAACAAAATAATGTAAAAGGTGTTTTTGTTCAAGGATATGCTGATGTTCCCGGAGATTTTACAGAGCTAAGACAATACCTTTTGGCCAAATTATTATGGAATACCGAAATAGATATTGAAGCCACAACCGATGATTTCTTAAGAGGATTTTATGGAAAAGCTGCACCTTATGTAAAAAAATATCTGAATCAATTAACGGAAAACCAACTAATATCAAATGCTGTTTTAGACATATACTCCGGTCCTGTTCAAAGCAGAATGACATTCTTGTCTCCTGAAAAAATGGATCTTTATGACCAATTGCTAGATGAAGCTGCAGTAGCCGTTGATGAAAACCCGAAATTACAATACCGAATAAAAAAATTACGACTCGCTTTAGAATTTGTATATTTTGAACAATCAAAGTTTTACGGAAAAGACCAGCACGGCATGTTTTTTATAAATGATAAAGGGTTGAAAGAAGTTAAAAAAGGACTTAATGAAAGAGTACGGAATTTTGCTGAAAATTGTAAAGAATTCGGAATATATGAATTGAGCGAGGGCGGATTATCACCGGAACAATACTATCAGGAATGGATTGAAATTGGATCAAAAACAATACACCATCTTGGAGAAAACTTAAAGGTTAATTTTATAACTCCTCCTGCAGAAGACTTTAAAGGAAAAGGAAGTTATGGCCTAGTTGATGGAGTTATTGGCAACAAAGATTATAACATCAACTGGATTGGCTGGTATGGAACAAATCCGGAAATAGAACTGATAACCAATAAACTCGAATTTAATCGAATTAAAATTAATTTTTTGGACAACCAAAGACATTGGATTTTTCCGCCTGAAAAAATTGAAGTTTATGGTTTTAAAAATAAAAAATGGCAAGTTCTCACTCATAAAAATTTAGATAATTTAACAGAAAATTATATCACAGAAATTACTGAAATAGAATTAGTTAACGAAAAATTTAGTAAATTTGATAAACTAAAAGTGGTTCTTCACAATCAAGAAAATTTACCCCTTTGGCAAAAAAGAAAAAACAAAAAACCAATGGTCATGATAGATGAGATTCAATTGTATAATAACTAA
- a CDS encoding HEAT repeat domain-containing protein, translating into MDLFILYLKYYIIPTLLISTVLLTLLLLFKRIYYEQKKPLKESITNKVEIFLTEMILSKSNKEILRKNLSEFRKEIPLHKSWCKEMVINDMIRFKQNLKGKSAEHVNYFYQVLKLNTYSAGLIRDFRNYNKCEGFYHYQALDYKEGMPLIKPYLKHSNIIIQSNANMAYISLSKNIMESFKEFSAKISFLNSIKIMDIFHEKKVPMPKNIDEWIATNNNSVTRLGLKTMVYYNYRNRSKEIIALLKKEDDVLKKEVLITVRELFLTEAKEDLMSLFETSSVEIKSEILESLKVIGDESIIPFLKHQIQLETNKDIKLKAVDCLNQLNKTALDELADMDSDTAKMVKHVREIYL; encoded by the coding sequence ATGGACTTATTTATTTTATATCTAAAATATTATATCATTCCGACACTACTAATTTCAACTGTCTTATTGACACTTCTCTTACTTTTTAAACGAATATACTACGAGCAAAAAAAACCGCTCAAGGAATCAATTACTAATAAAGTAGAAATTTTCCTGACAGAAATGATTCTGTCAAAATCAAATAAAGAAATCCTAAGGAAGAATTTATCTGAATTCAGAAAAGAAATTCCACTTCATAAATCATGGTGTAAGGAAATGGTCATTAACGATATGATTCGTTTTAAACAAAACTTAAAGGGAAAATCAGCTGAACATGTAAATTATTTTTATCAGGTTCTTAAACTCAATACGTATTCGGCAGGATTAATTCGAGATTTTAGAAACTATAACAAATGTGAAGGTTTTTATCATTATCAGGCTTTGGATTATAAGGAAGGAATGCCACTAATAAAACCTTATCTCAAACATTCTAATATTATTATTCAGTCGAATGCTAATATGGCCTACATCTCATTATCCAAAAACATCATGGAAAGTTTCAAGGAATTTTCCGCTAAAATTTCCTTTTTGAACAGCATAAAAATAATGGATATTTTTCATGAGAAAAAAGTCCCTATGCCAAAAAATATTGACGAATGGATAGCAACCAATAACAATTCGGTAACACGATTAGGGCTAAAAACTATGGTCTATTACAATTACAGAAACAGGTCAAAAGAAATCATAGCATTGCTTAAAAAAGAAGATGATGTTTTAAAGAAAGAAGTTCTGATTACTGTTCGAGAACTCTTTTTGACAGAGGCTAAAGAAGATTTAATGTCCCTTTTTGAAACTTCTTCTGTAGAAATAAAATCAGAAATTCTGGAATCATTGAAAGTCATTGGTGATGAGAGTATAATTCCGTTCTTAAAACATCAAATACAATTAGAAACGAATAAAGACATCAAACTAAAAGCTGTTGATTGTTTGAATCAATTGAACAAAACAGCCTTAGATGAATTGGCAGATATGGATTCTGACACTGCAAAAATGGTTAAACACGTAAGAGAAATTTATTTATGA
- a CDS encoding glycosyltransferase family 2 protein, whose translation MNTLKNIIRAYEIFISYYSVSYIIFYLLLAILSWVAIKRYYKSKYFLLKEILVKSNHVVGVSIVAPAFNEETTIVYNVKSLLFQEYPKFEVVIINDGSTDSTLEKLIKEFSLVKVDFFYQDKIPTQPVRGHYKSTDPIYSKLLVVDKENGKSKADASNAGINSAKYSLFLCTDVDCILRKDTISMLAKPFIENTEKVIATGAAIRISNSCEFKDGMLYQSHFPDNFFARFQELEYIRSFLFGRMAWSKINGLLLVSGGLGMFDKQTAIEAGGYWHKSLGEDMELITRMRKLMHEKKEKFLIVYIPESLCWTEVPASMTIFLRQRVRWARGLIQTLFLHKKTIFNPKYGMTGLVILPYYLFFEFAVPILEVLGLIVLTLDFLFFSINYNFLFIASAFVYLFYITITLISVFLDQLIYKHYTGIKEVLILLVMVFIEPVVFHPINVYASIKGYWHFFRQKEQSWGVMIRQGFNKNDSLQ comes from the coding sequence TTGAATACATTAAAAAATATAATCAGGGCATATGAAATTTTTATTTCTTACTATTCTGTAAGCTATATTATTTTCTACTTATTATTAGCTATACTATCATGGGTAGCAATAAAAAGATATTATAAATCTAAATACTTCTTACTTAAAGAAATACTCGTAAAATCAAATCATGTTGTTGGTGTATCAATAGTTGCACCAGCTTTTAATGAAGAAACAACGATAGTATATAACGTTAAATCTTTACTTTTTCAAGAATATCCAAAATTTGAAGTTGTCATTATAAATGATGGTAGTACTGACAGCACCCTTGAAAAATTAATAAAAGAGTTCAGCCTTGTCAAAGTCGACTTTTTTTATCAAGACAAAATACCAACTCAACCAGTAAGAGGACATTATAAATCTACAGATCCAATATATTCAAAACTGCTTGTTGTGGATAAAGAAAACGGAAAAAGTAAAGCTGATGCCTCAAATGCTGGTATCAATTCTGCAAAATACAGTCTTTTTTTGTGTACTGATGTAGATTGTATTTTGAGAAAAGATACCATTTCAATGTTAGCTAAACCTTTCATTGAAAATACAGAAAAAGTTATTGCTACAGGAGCTGCAATACGAATTTCAAATTCTTGTGAATTTAAAGACGGAATGCTTTATCAATCCCATTTTCCGGACAACTTTTTTGCTCGCTTTCAAGAATTAGAATATATTCGTTCTTTTTTATTCGGCAGAATGGCATGGAGTAAAATAAATGGTCTACTTTTAGTTTCAGGAGGTTTAGGCATGTTCGACAAACAAACCGCAATAGAAGCAGGAGGATACTGGCATAAATCGTTGGGGGAGGACATGGAACTCATCACGAGAATGAGAAAACTGATGCATGAGAAAAAAGAAAAATTTTTAATCGTTTATATTCCTGAATCACTTTGTTGGACAGAAGTTCCTGCTAGTATGACTATTTTTCTAAGACAAAGAGTTCGCTGGGCAAGAGGTTTAATTCAAACGCTATTCTTGCATAAAAAAACAATTTTTAACCCTAAATACGGGATGACAGGTTTAGTAATACTACCCTACTATTTGTTCTTTGAATTTGCAGTACCCATTTTAGAAGTTTTAGGATTGATTGTACTAACATTAGATTTTTTATTTTTTTCAATTAATTATAATTTCTTGTTTATAGCTAGTGCTTTTGTATATTTATTTTACATTACAATAACTCTAATTTCTGTATTTTTAGATCAATTAATTTATAAACATTATACAGGAATTAAGGAAGTACTTATTTTGTTAGTGATGGTGTTCATTGAACCCGTTGTTTTCCACCCTATAAATGTTTATGCTTCTATCAAAGGGTATTGGCACTTCTTTAGACAAAAAGAACAGTCATGGGGAGTTATGATCAGACAAGGCTTTAACAAAAATGATTCATTACAATAA
- a CDS encoding HEAT repeat domain-containing protein: MIFFSNSNSSFEDFFAGAKKELSNINYSFFTTEFSYEILKYFVIPFLLFLIILLVILLIANRYGFEKKLILKKEVEIKINDFLTEIIFSDYTPQETKEKINLFKEQEVPFKKKWCRGIILNNIITVKRNINGVNPNQMLLIYKYFGFHAYSDKLIRSSNWENKLLGIYHYQILEYKIKTGHIRPNIYVKNKFLKSNALIAVISLSDEKFEFLSKYQKKISTADELKILDIIYQKKSALPKNINDWIHNKNSSIVTLAIKLMVRYRESLTIDQIKHLLTNPNDRVRKETLSAIRTLYTIEASDILIDYYKAETNKRNKISTLKTMSVIGDNETKDFIASIMTQEKDLEVKFEMINCIIKIDKTFFDTYKSDDISENEVVNRIILHVNNPHLN; the protein is encoded by the coding sequence ATGATTTTTTTTTCAAATTCAAATTCTAGCTTTGAAGATTTCTTTGCAGGTGCAAAAAAAGAATTATCAAATATTAATTATTCCTTTTTTACTACTGAATTTTCGTATGAAATACTTAAGTATTTTGTTATACCTTTTTTATTATTCCTTATCATACTTTTGGTAATTTTGTTAATTGCAAACCGCTATGGTTTTGAAAAAAAACTGATTCTAAAAAAAGAAGTTGAAATAAAAATAAATGATTTTCTTACTGAAATTATTTTCTCTGACTACACACCTCAAGAAACAAAAGAAAAAATAAATTTGTTTAAAGAACAAGAAGTTCCCTTTAAAAAAAAATGGTGTAGAGGGATAATCCTAAATAATATAATTACTGTAAAACGAAATATCAACGGAGTCAATCCAAACCAGATGTTATTGATTTACAAATACTTTGGATTTCACGCTTACAGTGACAAACTCATTCGAAGTAGTAACTGGGAAAATAAATTATTAGGGATTTATCATTATCAAATATTAGAATATAAAATAAAAACAGGACATATACGACCTAATATATATGTCAAAAATAAGTTTTTAAAGTCTAATGCCTTGATTGCAGTCATATCTCTTTCAGATGAAAAATTTGAATTTTTAAGCAAATATCAGAAAAAAATATCAACTGCTGATGAGCTTAAAATACTTGATATAATCTATCAGAAAAAATCTGCTTTACCTAAAAATATTAATGATTGGATCCACAATAAAAATAGCTCAATTGTAACATTGGCTATCAAATTAATGGTGCGATATAGAGAATCATTGACAATTGATCAAATAAAACATCTTTTGACTAATCCAAATGACCGCGTACGAAAAGAGACTCTGTCAGCCATAAGAACACTATATACAATCGAAGCGTCTGATATTTTAATAGATTACTATAAAGCCGAAACTAATAAACGCAATAAAATTTCTACTCTAAAGACTATGAGCGTTATAGGCGACAATGAAACTAAAGATTTTATTGCGAGTATAATGACACAAGAAAAAGACTTGGAAGTAAAATTTGAAATGATTAATTGTATTATTAAAATTGACAAAACCTTTTTTGACACATACAAATCAGATGATATCTCAGAAAACGAAGTCGTGAATAGAATTATTTTACATGTTAATAACCCACATTTAAATTGA